One stretch of Epinephelus lanceolatus isolate andai-2023 chromosome 15, ASM4190304v1, whole genome shotgun sequence DNA includes these proteins:
- the sfxn5a gene encoding sideroflexin-5a, producing the protein MSEYDTFQLGRSRYDQNTFFGRFRHFLDVIDPRTLFVTERRLQESVELLHRFRQGTLPPGVTDAQLWQAQKIKQAIIHPDTGEKILMPFRMSGFIPFGTPVVVGLLLPNQTLVSTVFWQWLNQSHNACVNYCNRNASKPAAASKFIQGYLGAVTSAVSIAVGLNVLIQRASSFSPTTRLLVQRFIPFPAVASANVCNVVLMRHSELSEGISVLDDNGNVVGTSKVAARHALLETALTRVVLPMPILMLPPMIMAVLEKLPLLQRRRRLVLPVHSLVCLAAFSLALPLAISLFPQMSQISVNQLEPEITMATDCKIVTYNKGL; encoded by the exons aACACGTTTTTCGGTCGGTTCAGGCACTTCCTGGATGTGATTGACCCCAGGACGCTCTTCGTCACCGAG AGACGTCTGCAGGAGtctgtggagctgctccacCGCTTCAGACAGGGAACTCTGCCTCCAGGTGTGACGGACGCTCAG CTCTGGcaggctcagaaaataaaacag GCCATCATCCACCCTGACACGGGGGAGAAGATCCTCATGCCCTTTCGGATGTCAG GTTTCATCCCGTTCGGCACACCAGTG GTCGTTGGTCTCCTTCTCCCAAATCAAACGTTGGTGTCAACAGTCTTCTGGCAG TGGTTAAACCAGAGTCACAATGCCTGTGTGAACTACTGCAACCGCAACGCCTCCAAG CCAGCTGCAGCCTCCAAATTCATCCAGGGATACCTCGGAGCAGTGACCAGCGCGGTCTCCATTGCT GTCGGGTTGAACGTGTTAATCCAGAGAGCGAGCAGCTTCAGCCCAACGACAAGGCTCCTGGTGCAGAGGTTCATCCCCTTCCCAGCAGTGG CGAGTGCAAACGTCTGCAACGTGGTGCTCATGAGACACTCGGAGCTGTCGGAGGGCATCAGCGTCCTCGACGACAACGGGAATGTGGTGGGAACATCAAAAGTGGCTGCCAGGCAT GCACTTTTAGAGACAGCTCTGACCAGAGTGGTGCTGCCCATGCCGATCCTGATGCTCCCGCCCATGATCATGGCTGTTCTGGAAAA GCTTCCTCTGCTGCAGCGACGGCGGAGACTCGTCCTGCCCGTCCACAGTCTGGTGTGCCTCGCTGCCTTCAGCCTGGCTCTGCCTCTCGCCATCAGTCTCTTCCCACAGATGTCACAG ATCAGCGTGAATCAACTTGAGCCTGagatcaccatggcaacagattGTAAGATTGTGACATACAATAAAGGCCTGTGA